In Athalia rosae chromosome 6, iyAthRosa1.1, whole genome shotgun sequence, one DNA window encodes the following:
- the LOC105693048 gene encoding splicing factor 1-like produces the protein MNQSRNFTSLLNPSYLQNAQNAAAANAAAAAAAAAAAVSAAIANGTQISPNNSQNRKREVESDVKSEKESREERRKRRKTRWGGSEHDKTFIPGMPTVLPTNLTPEQEQAYLFQLQIEEISRKLRTGDLGIPLNPEERSPSPEPIYSSDGKRLNTREYRTRRKLEEERHNLIQKIMKINPEFKPPPDYKPPIIRVHDKVMIPQEEHPDINFVGLLIGPRGNTLKSMEKETGAKIIIRGKGSVKEGKVGRKDGQPLPGEDEPLHAYITANNLDAVKKAVERIHEIIRQGVEVPEGQNDLRRNQLRELALLNGTLRENDGPRCTNCGASDHKSWLCPDKPNVTNNIVCSSCGGAGHIARDCRSKRPGQGGPAAAGMGGMTPGGDKAKIDEEYMSLMAELGEGPPPDRSKGHQRTQSTNYPGLFDRQQAPRALMAAPAHPPPQMMQGGPMMPPPGMAPPPWTQNDVNSMNGMNMQWQPPVSMPPPPGVMQPPPPPPGSTTQPNIPPLMPWMAGNNQPPPPGQMPPGQMPPGMGGMPPWQQGQQSPMRPPPPGTAPPPGFPGWQQQSLSGWPPAAPVPPPPQQPAPAPPGIDLNSLPTLLAQPPPPPPPTS, from the exons ATGAATCAATCTCGAAATTTTACCTCGCTTTTAAACCCAAGCTATTTACAAAATGCTCAAAACGCCGCAGCGGCAAATGctgcggcagcagcagccgctGCTGCAGCTGCGGTATCAGCGGCTATCGCCAACGGAACACAAATCAGCCCGAACAATTCCCAAAACAGAAAACGTGAAGTTGAAA GTGATGTAAAATCAGAGAAAGAATCACGTGAGGAACGAAGGAAGCGTAGGAAGACTCGATGGGGAGGCAGCGAACATGACAAGACATTCATTCCCGGCATGCCAACAGTTCTGCCCACTAACTTGACCCCAGAACAGGAGCAGGCTTATTTGT TTCAGCTGCAGATTGAGGAAATCAGCCGGAAACTCCGCACTGGTGACCTCGGGATACCGCTAAACCCTGAAGAAAG atctccATCTCCTGAGCCAATATACAGTAGCGATGGTAAGCGCTTGAACACCCGAGAATATCGCACGAGAAGGAAGTTGGAAGAAGAAAGGCACAATctgattcaaaaaataatgaaaatcaatcCTGAATTCAAACCGCCACCAGATTACAA GCCACCcataatacgtgtacatgaTAAAGTGATGATTCCGCAAGAGGAGCACCCTGACATAAACTTTGTTGGTTTGCTAATCGGACCACGTGGTAATACTTTGAAAT CAATGGAGAAAGAAACCGGTGCCAAGATAATAATTCGAGGCAAAGGTTCAGTGAAGGAAGGTAAGGTTGGAAGAAAAGATGGTCAGCCGTTACCAGGTGAAGATGAACCACTGCATGCATATATTACTGCAAATAATCTTGATGCGGTCAAAAAAGCAGTTGAAAGG ATTCACGAGATAATTAGACAAGGGGTTGAAGTACCCGAGGGTCAAAACGACTTACGCCGTAATCAATTACGTGAACTAGCGTTGCTCAATGGAACTCTTCGTGAAAATGACGGACCTCGATGTACTAATTGCGGCGCAAGTGACCATAAGTCTTGGTTG TGTCCGGATAAACCAAATGTGACGAACAACATCGTTTGCTCGAGTTGTGGAGGTGCGGGACATATTGCAAGAGATTGTCGTTCAAAACGACCTGGTCAAGGTGGACCAGCAGCTGCAGGAATGGGAGGAATGACACCAGGAGGTGACAAAGCTAAGATTGATGAAGAATACATGTCTCTTATGGCTGAGCTGGGAGAGGGTCCACCACCCGACAGATCTAAGGGTCATCAGAGAACTCAGAGCACAAATTATCCAGGTCTCTTCGACAG ACAACAAGCGCCCAGAGCTTTGATGGCTGCCCCGGCTCATCCACCGCCACAGATGATGCAAGGTGGTCCGATGATGCCTCCACCTGGTATGGCGCCTCCGCCATGGACCCAGAATGATGTAAACAGCATGAATGGCATGAATATGCAATGGCAGCCACCTGTCAGTATGCCTCCACCGCCTGGAGTAATGCagcctccacctcctcctcccggTTCTACCACGCAGCCTAATATCCCTCCATTGATGCCGTGGATGGCAGGAAACAATCAGCCTCCACCTCCTGGGCAGATGCCTCCTGGGCAAATGCCACCTGGAATGGGAGGTATGCCACCTTGGCAACAGGGGCAACAGAGCCCGATGCGTCCTCCGCCTCCAGGAACCGCACCACCTCCTGGATTCCCAGGATGGCAGCAGCAATCACTGAGTGGATGGCCTCCAGCTGCGCCTGTACCACCCCCACCTCAACAACCAGCACCTGCACCTCCGGGTATTGATTTGAATAGCCTACCTACTTTGTTGGCAcaaccaccgccaccacctccGCCGACTAGTTAG